From the Solibacillus sp. FSL R5-0449 genome, one window contains:
- a CDS encoding YcdB/YcdC domain-containing protein, translating to MKKWTTTLGMSIVSLGLLASPALAEASINPKDERVPIYVAMTDESVTKEQLIQILKTKLPEMFATYSNSDFQMTSMSYHYADDLTTRYELTFQKKVNKQMEGGSVSFRSDNLEIEYLYFNPASMKDALFPGKITEEQGRKIAEDFVKKVASSSNYVLSNETPSYYSRLITDPITYNYSFTSTEKDIPIQDQSMVVSVLGDGKIQYFTQVSPEQKRMSFEEATNVVSKEAALEKMKDQLNLTLQYSIDYMSMSSKPSVKLVYLPAPNVIGLHATSNKWATTTGKMDSLNNKLALQPLAPKQLKEPSPITIDDAKEIAKQLVESQGNTTKFTIDHAYEHEMNDQAVISVSYSYRYRNGSFGSSIEFNKNTGELISYSDFYSPMPFEDDETENSVPRLDKDKVLAAAEKYVKELAPTSVHEYAKANTEPVYDKESKVHYVNFPRIKNGLIVNGDSLSVTIDDEGKLKSFYRYPLEIEEWPDAAASVSSEEAKKLFADALDVKLVYHRLQNEDGKYELVYVPTVKGQEYYQIDVNSGEVFSPYAQTEKAKVTHPTAEKELNYLIQAGAIEVNDPKSFNADTAISQGQALQTIIKSITYFYEDYYAYRQEQPPVSFEDINPEHPYYNVVETATRLGILNPLEDELNIDQKVTNEQLAVWYIRTLGLEQAAKHPDIYQLKIKDAADVDPEKIGYVAISHVLGLQGTDQSMFLPKKEVTYAQLAKSIIELAYEIAEKRNSGSYYY from the coding sequence ATGAAAAAATGGACAACCACTCTAGGCATGTCGATTGTTTCTCTAGGATTGCTTGCCAGTCCTGCTCTTGCAGAGGCATCTATTAACCCGAAAGATGAAAGGGTGCCCATCTATGTTGCGATGACAGACGAAAGTGTCACAAAAGAACAGCTGATTCAGATTTTAAAGACGAAATTACCGGAGATGTTTGCTACATACTCTAACAGTGATTTCCAAATGACATCGATGAGCTATCATTATGCAGACGATTTGACGACACGTTATGAGCTAACATTCCAGAAAAAAGTTAACAAACAAATGGAGGGCGGTAGTGTATCATTCAGATCGGACAATCTTGAAATAGAGTACTTATATTTCAATCCTGCAAGTATGAAGGATGCATTATTCCCAGGGAAAATAACGGAAGAGCAAGGACGTAAAATTGCAGAAGATTTCGTTAAGAAAGTTGCGTCGTCTTCCAATTATGTATTATCAAATGAAACACCTAGTTATTACAGCCGTCTCATAACGGATCCAATTACGTATAACTACAGCTTCACTTCAACTGAAAAAGATATTCCAATTCAGGATCAGTCGATGGTAGTAAGTGTACTTGGCGATGGCAAAATCCAGTATTTCACACAAGTGAGTCCGGAACAAAAACGGATGTCATTTGAAGAGGCGACAAATGTAGTTTCTAAAGAAGCCGCTTTAGAAAAGATGAAGGATCAACTAAATTTAACTTTGCAATATTCGATTGATTATATGTCGATGTCTTCCAAACCTTCTGTAAAACTTGTATACTTGCCAGCGCCAAATGTCATTGGATTACATGCAACATCAAATAAATGGGCAACAACTACAGGTAAGATGGATTCTTTAAATAACAAGTTAGCGTTACAACCGCTTGCTCCAAAACAATTAAAAGAACCATCACCAATTACTATTGACGATGCTAAAGAAATCGCAAAACAGTTAGTAGAGAGCCAGGGGAATACAACTAAATTCACGATTGACCATGCCTATGAACATGAAATGAATGACCAGGCAGTAATCAGTGTTTCATATTCTTACCGCTACCGAAACGGTTCATTCGGTTCTTCGATCGAGTTCAATAAAAATACCGGGGAACTTATTTCATACTCTGATTTCTATAGTCCAATGCCGTTTGAAGATGATGAAACGGAAAACTCAGTACCAAGATTGGATAAGGATAAAGTTTTAGCAGCAGCTGAAAAGTATGTGAAGGAACTTGCTCCGACATCTGTACATGAATATGCTAAGGCAAATACAGAACCCGTTTATGATAAAGAATCGAAAGTGCATTATGTGAATTTCCCGCGAATTAAAAACGGACTGATTGTAAATGGTGACAGTCTTTCGGTAACAATCGATGATGAAGGGAAATTAAAATCATTCTACCGCTATCCATTAGAAATTGAGGAATGGCCGGATGCTGCTGCATCAGTTTCAAGTGAAGAGGCGAAAAAGCTGTTTGCTGATGCACTGGATGTTAAGCTTGTTTACCACAGACTGCAAAATGAAGACGGAAAATACGAACTCGTATATGTGCCGACAGTGAAGGGACAAGAGTACTATCAAATCGATGTGAACAGCGGTGAAGTTTTCAGTCCATATGCTCAAACTGAAAAAGCGAAAGTTACTCACCCGACTGCCGAAAAGGAACTGAACTATTTAATCCAGGCAGGTGCGATTGAGGTAAATGATCCGAAAAGTTTCAATGCGGATACAGCCATTTCTCAAGGGCAGGCATTACAAACAATAATAAAATCCATCACTTATTTCTATGAAGATTATTATGCATACCGTCAGGAGCAGCCACCTGTTTCATTTGAAGATATTAATCCGGAACATCCTTACTATAATGTAGTGGAAACGGCAACACGTCTAGGTATCTTAAATCCGCTTGAAGATGAATTGAACATCGACCAAAAAGTAACAAATGAACAATTAGCCGTTTGGTACATCCGTACACTTGGTCTTGAACAAGCAGCAAAGCATCCTGATATTTATCAGTTAAAGATTAAAGATGCAGCTGATGTGGATCCGGAAAAAATCGGCTATGTAGCGATTTCACACGTGTTAGGACTTCAAGGTACTGATCAATCAATGTTCCTGCCGAAAAAAGAAGTGACATATGCACAACTTGCAAAATCCATTATTGAGCTTGCATACGAAATTGCAGAAAAGCGAAACAGCGGCTCATATTACTACTAA
- a CDS encoding sensor histidine kinase has translation MTLKEYVKDRTVFLLTNFVLFIIVGGIMMLVGINSQTVFLIFCIWFCPLILYMLIEYFKQKAFYDELTSITENLDQKYLLPEVMKEPETVEGKALYEVLRQANKDMHEHVKSFRDRENEYREYIETWIHEIKTPIASTRLIIENNQNDVTRNIQEEIKKIEEYIEQVLYYSRSNNVSKDYLIKEVPLVDLVRKVIKRNSRDFISKGISVNLEKVEGTVFSDAKWLEFILNQLIGNAIKYIRERNGKVNIHTVRNEHNIVLTIEDNGIGITEKDIHRVFEKGFTGENGRQFGKSTGIGLYLCKKLADQLGLGLTITSKAGEGTKVSIIFPLTNVNFMQ, from the coding sequence ATGACACTTAAAGAATATGTTAAAGACAGAACAGTTTTCCTGCTCACTAATTTCGTATTATTTATCATTGTTGGCGGCATTATGATGCTTGTCGGGATAAATAGTCAAACAGTCTTTCTTATTTTCTGTATTTGGTTTTGTCCTCTTATCTTATATATGTTGATTGAATATTTTAAGCAAAAAGCTTTTTATGATGAGTTAACTAGTATTACAGAGAACTTAGATCAGAAATATTTGCTGCCGGAAGTCATGAAAGAGCCGGAAACTGTGGAAGGCAAGGCATTGTATGAGGTATTGCGTCAGGCAAATAAAGATATGCATGAGCATGTGAAAAGTTTTCGGGACCGGGAAAACGAGTATAGGGAATATATTGAAACTTGGATTCATGAAATTAAAACACCCATTGCCTCCACAAGGCTGATCATTGAAAATAATCAAAACGACGTGACACGAAATATTCAAGAGGAAATTAAGAAGATTGAAGAATATATCGAGCAGGTTCTCTATTATTCAAGAAGTAATAATGTGAGCAAGGATTATCTTATTAAAGAGGTACCTTTAGTTGACCTTGTAAGAAAAGTTATAAAGAGAAATTCAAGAGACTTTATTAGTAAAGGGATTTCAGTTAACCTTGAAAAAGTTGAAGGGACCGTTTTCAGTGATGCGAAATGGCTGGAATTTATCCTGAATCAGCTGATCGGGAATGCCATTAAGTATATCCGTGAACGAAATGGAAAGGTAAACATCCATACGGTCCGAAACGAACATAATATTGTTCTGACGATCGAGGACAACGGGATTGGCATTACAGAAAAGGATATCCACCGGGTTTTTGAAAAAGGGTTTACCGGGGAAAATGGAAGGCAATTCGGGAAGTCCACCGGTATCGGTCTTTATTTATGCAAAAAACTAGCAGATCAGCTTGGCTTAGGTCTTACGATCACATCAAAGGCGGGGGAAGGAACAAAGGTGAGTATTATTTTTCCTTTAACGAATGTAAACTTCATGCAGTAA
- a CDS encoding MFS transporter, translating into MSEQQKLKRATYHLYTFLISKMIGALGSHVYSFGISMYILSMTGSSLSFATNIILSYLPRTIMSPIAGLLGDRLPRKWLVLSGQAGVILTVSGLLLYTHEFGLSLIAIYIATVFNSIFSTFSGVAFSASIANLVDEARLQKAMSFNQLSYSISGIGGPIFGGMLFGFVSMEMFLIIFIAASVITLMLESTMNFVLYKKVSVKENAEKESMFESFIAGFRYVNSKPIIKAILWTALWLNLFFTAINVGGDYILLTILKLDPKYIGFTEAGGAIGVLITSVYFASRATVKFPLLTVKRSVFASSVVVILSALPLMITFSAMMNFIYYLIIMFLFGALGVITNTPLGVLMQTSIEEEYRGRVFGIIEMMAMSAMPVGTLVFGILYEFIPAQYILIVSGLILIGIVLLLLRPSILEMAHPELKKVKLETEAITE; encoded by the coding sequence ATGAGTGAACAGCAGAAATTAAAAAGAGCAACGTATCATTTATACACGTTTCTAATAAGCAAAATGATTGGTGCGCTCGGGTCACATGTCTACAGCTTTGGTATCAGTATGTATATTTTATCGATGACAGGTTCTTCGCTTAGTTTTGCGACAAATATTATTTTAAGCTACTTGCCGCGCACAATCATGTCACCGATTGCAGGTCTATTAGGGGATCGTTTACCAAGGAAGTGGCTTGTACTCAGCGGGCAAGCCGGCGTAATACTTACAGTTAGCGGCTTATTGCTCTACACACATGAATTTGGATTATCTTTAATCGCCATATATATCGCTACAGTATTCAATAGTATTTTCAGTACATTTTCAGGAGTCGCATTTTCAGCTTCAATTGCCAATCTTGTCGATGAAGCTCGACTTCAGAAGGCAATGAGTTTTAATCAGTTGTCCTATTCTATTTCAGGTATTGGCGGACCGATTTTCGGTGGGATGTTGTTTGGTTTTGTTTCGATGGAAATGTTCCTGATTATCTTTATCGCAGCTTCTGTCATAACACTTATGTTGGAATCTACAATGAATTTTGTTCTTTATAAGAAAGTAAGCGTTAAAGAAAATGCGGAAAAAGAATCAATGTTTGAAAGCTTCATAGCCGGCTTTCGCTATGTCAATTCAAAACCGATTATTAAAGCCATTTTATGGACTGCACTTTGGCTAAACTTATTTTTCACTGCCATCAATGTTGGCGGAGATTATATTTTATTGACGATTTTGAAGTTAGATCCAAAGTATATCGGTTTTACAGAAGCTGGTGGTGCAATCGGCGTTTTAATCACATCCGTTTATTTCGCATCAAGAGCAACCGTCAAATTCCCATTACTTACTGTTAAACGATCTGTTTTTGCCTCTTCTGTTGTCGTCATTTTATCGGCCCTGCCGCTTATGATCACATTTTCGGCAATGATGAATTTCATCTATTATTTAATCATCATGTTTTTATTCGGAGCATTGGGTGTCATCACAAATACGCCGCTTGGTGTGTTGATGCAAACTTCAATTGAAGAGGAGTACCGGGGGCGTGTTTTTGGGATTATCGAAATGATGGCAATGAGTGCTATGCCTGTCGGGACACTTGTATTTGGTATTTTATACGAGTTCATTCCGGCTCAGTATATCTTAATCGTCAGCGGACTAATTTTAATTGGTATTGTTCTATTATTATTACGCCCTTCGATTTTAGAAATGGCTCACCCTGAACTGAAAAAAGTAAAGCTGGAAACAGAAGCAATAACTGAATAA
- a CDS encoding MATE family efflux transporter — MEKGTKELSLFKLTWPLFLELFLFMLMGLADTFMLSAVSDDAVAGVGTANQYIQIAILLLGVIGTGASIVVSQYLGSRLIAEASQIAALSVTLNLLVGLVISGLFLLFSDVLMKMMNLQGAVLEAAQSYLVIVGGFIFVQALITSMSSIIRVQGWTKQTMYVSLAMNIVHVVLNYILIFGKFGMPELGVEGAAISSIISRVLAAAVFFWLLYQALEVRIEWADYYRLSKNYISKILKIGIPSALEQVLYQTNQIVLLYYVTFIGAEALSARQYAVNISMFTYLFAMAIGMATAILVGRYVGAGDKELAYNKVWFGVKSALIFTLSMVAIIILFRESLMGLFTSNEEIIKIGASVLLLSILLETGRTVNITIINSLRASGDAAYPVRIGFVSMILIGLSLGYLFVFVLDLGLVGVWLAIACDEWIRAILVIFRWRSRKWERYAIVSSDK; from the coding sequence TTGGAAAAAGGCACGAAAGAATTAAGTTTATTTAAGTTAACATGGCCATTATTTTTAGAGTTGTTCCTATTTATGCTAATGGGATTAGCGGATACTTTTATGTTAAGTGCTGTGTCGGATGATGCAGTAGCCGGTGTAGGAACAGCCAATCAATATATACAAATTGCAATTTTATTACTGGGGGTTATCGGTACAGGTGCTTCCATTGTTGTTTCACAATATTTAGGATCACGACTAATTGCTGAAGCATCACAAATTGCTGCTTTATCGGTAACACTCAATTTGCTCGTCGGTTTAGTCATCAGCGGGTTATTTTTATTGTTTTCAGATGTTTTAATGAAGATGATGAACCTGCAAGGTGCTGTATTGGAAGCAGCGCAAAGCTATTTAGTCATTGTCGGAGGATTTATATTCGTTCAGGCTTTAATTACTTCTATGTCTTCCATTATTCGTGTACAAGGCTGGACGAAACAAACAATGTACGTTTCGCTTGCAATGAATATTGTGCACGTCGTTTTAAACTATATTTTAATTTTTGGGAAATTCGGGATGCCGGAACTAGGTGTGGAAGGTGCAGCGATTTCTTCTATTATTAGTCGTGTGCTTGCTGCGGCTGTTTTTTTCTGGCTCTTATACCAGGCGTTAGAAGTTCGTATCGAGTGGGCGGATTACTATCGATTGTCTAAAAACTATATTTCCAAAATATTAAAAATCGGGATACCCTCAGCATTGGAACAGGTGCTTTACCAGACAAATCAAATTGTCCTTCTCTATTATGTAACCTTTATAGGGGCCGAGGCATTGTCTGCCCGTCAGTATGCCGTGAATATATCGATGTTTACTTATCTTTTCGCCATGGCAATCGGGATGGCAACTGCTATTTTAGTTGGACGGTATGTCGGAGCTGGTGATAAAGAGTTGGCCTATAATAAAGTATGGTTTGGTGTAAAATCGGCACTGATTTTTACATTATCAATGGTTGCAATTATTATTCTCTTCAGAGAATCATTGATGGGCCTATTCACTAGTAATGAAGAAATTATTAAAATTGGGGCCAGTGTATTACTATTAAGTATTTTACTGGAAACAGGACGTACGGTTAACATTACAATCATCAATTCATTGCGTGCTTCCGGGGATGCCGCTTACCCTGTGCGTATTGGATTCGTTTCCATGATTTTGATCGGCTTATCGCTAGGTTATTTATTTGTCTTTGTTCTTGATTTAGGTCTTGTCGGTGTATGGCTGGCTATTGCATGTGATGAATGGATCCGTGCAATACTCGTTATTTTCCGCTGGCGTAGCCGAAAATGGGAACGCTATGCGATTGTCAGTTCAGATAAATAA
- a CDS encoding alpha/beta hydrolase, producing MIKRVNPEFLAGLEAFTDFDFKVEHLETMREGMAQAVLPLTSTDTVNIINKTITGIDDNEIRVRIYKPAHQEQELPVLLWIHGGGYVLGSIEDNDHLCVQVVETANCVVVSVDYRLAPEYPYPAPLEDCYSALAWIADNAAELQVDKNRIGVAGASAGGGLTAGLTLLARDREYPSICFQMPLYPMINDSNDTPSANEITEGMIWNQKTNDFGWKCYLGELHGHDEVPIYAAPARAEDYRNLPYTYTCVGQLDPFRDETITYVTKLAQAGVDVEFHLYPGAYHGFESLNPQSELAQKVIKEYVNAIKVGFDRVKATTDQVEEVK from the coding sequence ATGATCAAACGAGTAAATCCAGAATTTTTAGCCGGTTTAGAAGCATTTACAGACTTTGATTTTAAAGTAGAGCACTTGGAAACGATGCGTGAAGGTATGGCTCAGGCGGTATTGCCGTTAACGAGCACTGATACAGTGAATATTATTAATAAAACCATAACTGGCATTGATGACAATGAAATTCGTGTTCGTATTTATAAACCAGCTCACCAGGAACAGGAATTACCTGTTTTATTGTGGATTCATGGCGGAGGTTACGTACTGGGCAGCATTGAAGACAATGATCACCTTTGTGTACAAGTTGTCGAGACAGCAAACTGTGTCGTTGTTTCCGTAGATTACCGTTTAGCCCCGGAATATCCATATCCTGCACCGCTTGAAGATTGCTACAGTGCGCTTGCATGGATTGCGGACAATGCTGCAGAACTGCAAGTGGACAAGAACCGTATCGGTGTAGCGGGTGCAAGTGCCGGTGGTGGTTTGACAGCTGGTTTAACTTTACTGGCACGTGATCGTGAATATCCTTCAATTTGTTTCCAGATGCCACTTTACCCGATGATTAACGATAGCAACGATACACCTTCTGCTAACGAAATTACGGAAGGCATGATTTGGAACCAAAAAACGAATGATTTTGGCTGGAAATGTTATTTAGGTGAATTACACGGTCACGATGAAGTACCGATTTATGCAGCACCGGCAAGGGCAGAAGATTATCGCAATCTTCCATATACGTATACATGTGTTGGTCAATTGGATCCTTTCCGTGACGAAACTATTACGTATGTAACTAAACTGGCACAGGCAGGGGTTGATGTGGAATTTCACTTATATCCCGGCGCATACCATGGCTTTGAATCACTGAACCCACAGTCCGAACTTGCTCAGAAAGTAATTAAAGAATATGTAAATGCGATTAAAGTAGGCTTTGACCGCGTGAAAGCGACTACTGACCAAGTGGAAGAAGTAAAATAA
- a CDS encoding response regulator transcription factor: MSKILIIEDTETIREELKTFLNTYGFDTKAPTNFEHIIQETLNEAPDLILLDINLPIFDGYYICREIRKQSDVPIIVVTSRDNEMDELMSMNLGADDFVTKPYNTQILLARIETILRRVQGSSIRDTLVYNDLKLNLSNGSVTYQGEKAELTKNEIKILSCLYKNKGKIVSRDDLMDFMWNADVFVDDNNLSVNVTRLRKKLEALGMEKNIETRRGLGYILP; encoded by the coding sequence ATGTCAAAAATTTTAATTATAGAGGATACGGAAACGATAAGAGAAGAATTGAAAACCTTTTTAAACACATATGGATTTGATACAAAAGCACCGACAAACTTTGAACATATTATTCAGGAAACACTAAACGAAGCACCGGATCTTATATTGCTGGACATCAACCTTCCCATTTTTGATGGTTACTATATTTGCAGAGAAATAAGGAAGCAATCGGATGTGCCGATTATAGTCGTGACGAGCAGGGACAACGAGATGGATGAACTGATGAGTATGAATTTAGGCGCGGATGATTTTGTCACAAAACCATATAACACTCAAATTCTTTTGGCAAGAATCGAAACCATACTAAGAAGAGTCCAGGGGTCAAGCATACGGGATACCCTTGTTTATAATGATTTAAAGCTCAATTTATCCAACGGGTCTGTTACTTATCAAGGGGAGAAGGCAGAGCTCACGAAAAATGAGATTAAAATATTATCCTGCCTATATAAAAACAAAGGGAAAATCGTCTCAAGGGATGATCTTATGGATTTTATGTGGAACGCAGATGTTTTTGTAGATGATAATAATTTATCGGTCAATGTTACGAGATTAAGAAAAAAACTCGAAGCATTAGGTATGGAAAAAAACATTGAAACGAGACGCGGGTTAGGATATATACTTCCATGA
- a CDS encoding redox protein gives MEGKKVEIKCRNCQEQMTIDFSSDRFSSQIQIFNGKKQQKRTYIKECPHCHTINSVTSDKKEEWGNRKGPNFKLFMFSGVFGCLGFIIIGLLFLYFAFKGFGFVVDWLFN, from the coding sequence ATGGAGGGCAAAAAAGTAGAAATAAAATGTAGAAACTGTCAGGAACAAATGACAATTGATTTTTCTTCCGATCGCTTTTCATCGCAAATACAAATATTTAACGGGAAAAAACAACAGAAAAGAACATATATTAAGGAATGCCCGCATTGCCATACAATCAACTCTGTCACGAGCGATAAAAAAGAGGAGTGGGGCAATCGAAAAGGCCCTAATTTTAAGCTGTTTATGTTTTCCGGGGTGTTTGGCTGCTTAGGATTTATCATAATTGGTCTCCTTTTTCTTTATTTTGCGTTTAAAGGATTCGGTTTTGTTGTAGATTGGTTATTTAATTAA
- a CDS encoding helix-turn-helix domain-containing protein, giving the protein MLNIGAKIKELRKERKMTLAQVAGDRITKGMLSLIENGKAQPSMESLQHIASQLGIDVSELMQTENHQQIKDLYRDVEIKRLALNKEHDDKKVNEKVLELYHLIHPFYENGSLKGATFEEVRIYEVYLTMRYFAKMDLSEKPFAKLIKMYEQVHGYSKILKIYARMGNIKFMEKDYAAGLHYLHEGEKYIEKYGDLIDDLEKLDLYYNITVSYAALNDDVQMEVYLERALKLAKEKKIVYRLNDFYRFLFFIHCSKEEGEKASYYLKKIRAFAEIMEDPTETLMEQLVTLLYTNQIEKDYKKTVATQFETSFAPEGFSYSTDIFFSGQYGYAYYMLGQYEKALQTLKDIEILEYNQHPIDLSMMYRTFAVRALCYFKLGDKENAKRDILYAMDGVKGLKVTREIQFIIDAYEEII; this is encoded by the coding sequence GTGTTGAATATTGGTGCCAAAATAAAAGAACTAAGAAAAGAGCGCAAGATGACGCTTGCCCAAGTAGCGGGAGATCGAATTACAAAAGGGATGCTCAGTCTGATTGAAAACGGAAAGGCACAGCCATCAATGGAAAGCCTTCAACATATTGCAAGTCAGCTCGGCATCGACGTATCCGAGCTCATGCAAACCGAAAATCATCAGCAAATAAAAGATTTATACCGGGATGTTGAAATAAAACGTTTAGCACTCAATAAAGAGCATGATGATAAAAAAGTAAATGAAAAAGTGCTCGAACTGTATCATTTAATCCATCCATTTTATGAGAATGGCAGCCTTAAAGGGGCAACTTTTGAGGAAGTGCGCATTTACGAAGTGTATTTAACAATGCGCTACTTTGCGAAAATGGATTTATCCGAAAAGCCATTTGCCAAGTTAATCAAAATGTATGAGCAAGTCCATGGCTATTCGAAAATATTGAAGATTTATGCCCGGATGGGGAATATTAAGTTTATGGAAAAAGATTATGCTGCAGGTCTGCACTATTTACATGAAGGGGAAAAGTATATCGAGAAATATGGGGATCTGATAGACGACCTTGAAAAACTGGATTTATACTATAATATTACGGTTTCCTATGCAGCGCTGAATGATGATGTTCAAATGGAAGTTTATTTGGAAAGAGCTTTAAAATTAGCAAAAGAAAAGAAAATCGTTTATAGGTTAAATGATTTTTACCGCTTTTTGTTTTTCATTCACTGTTCAAAAGAAGAAGGGGAGAAGGCTTCCTATTATTTAAAGAAAATCCGGGCATTTGCAGAAATTATGGAAGATCCGACTGAAACGCTCATGGAGCAGCTTGTAACGCTTCTCTATACAAATCAAATCGAAAAAGATTACAAAAAAACGGTTGCGACCCAATTTGAAACTAGTTTTGCACCAGAGGGCTTTTCATACAGCACGGACATTTTCTTTAGTGGGCAATATGGCTATGCCTATTACATGCTTGGGCAGTATGAAAAAGCATTGCAAACATTAAAGGACATCGAAATATTGGAATACAATCAACATCCGATTGATTTATCGATGATGTACCGTACATTTGCTGTTAGGGCTTTATGTTACTTCAAACTGGGAGATAAGGAAAATGCGAAACGTGATATTTTATATGCAATGGATGGTGTAAAAGGTTTAAAAGTCACAAGAGAAATCCAGTTCATTATCGATGCATATGAAGAAATCATATAA
- a CDS encoding 3D domain-containing protein produces the protein MIKKVVAFIAVMVASTFIFVGTSEAASHTIKKGENLTMLAKKYDTSVKELMALNDLKTSKVQVKQVLKLPSHIKNKPAVKKTTVKKSATHPSNVKKTIKMSATAYTASCKGCSGITKTGLNLRKNPSLKVIAVDPKIIPLGSKVWVEGYGIAVAGDIGSAIKGKKIDVFISKKATAKNWGRKTVTVKILKS, from the coding sequence ATGATCAAGAAAGTAGTAGCATTTATTGCGGTTATGGTCGCAAGCACATTTATTTTTGTAGGAACGTCAGAGGCAGCTTCACATACAATCAAAAAAGGCGAGAATTTAACAATGCTTGCGAAGAAATATGATACATCAGTAAAAGAACTCATGGCATTGAATGATTTAAAGACTTCAAAAGTACAAGTAAAACAAGTCCTTAAACTACCAAGCCATATTAAAAATAAACCAGCAGTAAAGAAAACAACAGTAAAAAAATCCGCTACACATCCAAGTAATGTGAAAAAAACAATTAAGATGTCAGCAACGGCCTATACGGCAAGTTGCAAAGGATGTTCAGGTATTACGAAAACAGGGTTAAATTTACGTAAAAACCCTAGTTTGAAGGTGATAGCCGTTGATCCGAAAATCATTCCACTTGGTTCGAAAGTATGGGTGGAAGGCTATGGAATAGCAGTTGCCGGTGATATTGGCAGTGCCATAAAAGGAAAAAAAATTGACGTCTTTATTAGTAAAAAGGCGACAGCTAAAAACTGGGGACGAAAAACTGTTACTGTAAAAATCCTAAAATCATAA
- a CDS encoding homoserine dehydrogenase translates to MQKNKYRIHSNVLFEIAQSRSFTEKDNIDERFDEEGKIKLLSDRAGADLSLSIVKTEDGIAYSVKWDDSEEVFKGWNMAWEEFIWCLGVVNKPLEEAAKKAAEEAKRRAAEEALLAEENAELEEAVTEETVSEEASTEESSK, encoded by the coding sequence ATGCAAAAAAATAAATACCGAATTCATAGTAATGTTCTTTTTGAAATTGCGCAAAGCCGTTCATTTACAGAAAAGGACAATATCGATGAACGCTTTGATGAAGAGGGAAAAATTAAATTACTAAGTGACCGTGCTGGAGCGGACTTATCACTTTCTATTGTAAAAACTGAAGATGGAATCGCCTATTCAGTGAAATGGGACGACTCTGAAGAAGTTTTCAAAGGTTGGAACATGGCATGGGAAGAATTTATTTGGTGCTTAGGTGTTGTCAATAAACCACTTGAAGAAGCGGCAAAGAAAGCAGCTGAAGAAGCAAAACGTCGTGCAGCTGAAGAAGCATTACTGGCAGAAGAAAATGCAGAACTTGAAGAAGCTGTAACTGAGGAAACTGTATCAGAAGAAGCTTCAACTGAAGAATCATCTAAATAA